In Nitrospira sp., a single genomic region encodes these proteins:
- a CDS encoding DUF433 domain-containing protein: MAENIIVSDPAVMMGKPVVAGTRITVELIIEKLAAGESIEQILEAHPRLTRQAIQAALAFAADVLRTDVVYPVT; this comes from the coding sequence ATGGCCGAAAATATCATTGTGTCGGATCCCGCAGTCATGATGGGAAAACCTGTAGTCGCAGGAACGCGGATTACCGTAGAACTCATCATCGAGAAGCTCGCGGCAGGCGAGAGCATTGAGCAGATCTTGGAGGCCCATCCTCGGCTGACCCGTCAGGCAATCCAGGCAGCCCTGGCGTTTGCCGCCGACGTGTTACGAACTGACGTTGTGTACCCTGTGACCTAG